One genomic segment of Desulfomicrobium sp. ZS1 includes these proteins:
- the yjjJ gene encoding type II toxin-antitoxin system HipA family toxin YjjJ: MPLSLTEILEQGAASSREIQAATGMSQAAVSRQLQKLADRLVTIRAGRTPIYHLAKNAFGGGDRLPLFTVDADGNITTTAHIRPLVSGRFYVEALPGAPTLLLGESGDGLYDDLPYFLYDMGPQGFLGRQIAREVHERFADFPPDPKWWTTEHIGRFLLSNGDDPPGNLIFGEQSALRVRKKPLAVDESEYAHMAEKVMAGDIPGSSAGGEQPKFAVFSKHGNEHVIVKFSPPGDTEIARRWRDIMITEFHALETLRKHGLPAAKARLLEVGNRLFLESRRFDRTGEHGRMSMVSLAAIDAEFVGAGSNWPLVLQRLCDTGRIAHEHVATAERLWCFGKLINNTDMHLGNLSFAIDGARFNLLPAYDMCAMGFAPKSGGELTPYAFVPKHPERRVVTEKEYDAVRRAAEHFWDDVAQDGRLSQEFKEFLVMGNPVKRLSGPRS; encoded by the coding sequence ATGCCCTTGTCGCTGACGGAAATTCTCGAACAGGGAGCCGCGTCCTCCAGGGAGATTCAGGCCGCGACGGGGATGTCGCAAGCTGCCGTATCCCGTCAGCTCCAGAAACTGGCAGACAGGCTTGTCACGATTCGCGCTGGCCGGACGCCCATATATCACCTGGCCAAAAACGCTTTCGGCGGGGGCGACAGACTGCCCTTGTTCACGGTCGACGCCGATGGAAACATCACGACAACGGCGCACATTCGGCCGCTGGTCAGCGGGCGGTTTTATGTTGAAGCTCTTCCCGGCGCGCCCACACTCTTGCTGGGCGAATCCGGCGACGGACTGTACGACGATCTCCCCTATTTTCTCTACGACATGGGGCCACAGGGTTTTCTGGGGCGGCAGATCGCCCGGGAAGTGCATGAACGTTTCGCGGACTTTCCGCCCGATCCGAAGTGGTGGACCACCGAGCATATCGGCAGGTTTCTCCTTTCCAATGGGGATGACCCGCCGGGCAACCTGATATTCGGCGAGCAGTCGGCGCTGCGCGTACGCAAAAAGCCGCTAGCCGTTGATGAGTCGGAGTATGCCCACATGGCGGAGAAAGTCATGGCCGGTGACATTCCCGGATCTTCCGCCGGGGGCGAACAGCCGAAATTCGCGGTGTTCAGCAAGCACGGCAACGAACACGTCATCGTCAAATTTTCACCGCCCGGCGACACGGAAATCGCACGACGCTGGCGCGACATCATGATCACGGAATTCCATGCGCTGGAGACGTTGCGCAAACATGGCCTACCGGCTGCGAAAGCAAGACTCCTCGAAGTGGGCAACAGGTTGTTTCTGGAGTCCCGGCGTTTTGACCGGACAGGCGAGCACGGGCGCATGTCCATGGTCTCGCTGGCAGCAATCGACGCGGAGTTTGTCGGAGCGGGCTCCAACTGGCCCCTCGTTTTGCAGCGACTCTGCGACACGGGGCGAATTGCCCACGAACATGTCGCCACCGCAGAACGCCTGTGGTGCTTCGGTAAACTGATCAACAACACGGACATGCACCTAGGCAATCTGAGCTTCGCCATTGATGGCGCCAGATTCAACCTGCTTCCGGCCTACGACATGTGCGCCATGGGCTTTGCTCCGAAAAGCGGCGGCGAGCTGACTCCATATGCGTTCGTACCGAAGCATCCGGAGCGGCGGGTCGTAACAGAGAAAGAATATGACGCTGTGCGGCGCGCAGCCGAACATTTCTGGGACGACGTCGCCCAGGACGGCAGGCTATCTCAGGAGTTCAAAGAGTTCCTGGTGATGGGCAATCCGGTGAAACGTTTGTCAGGTCCGCGCAGTTGA
- a CDS encoding ImmA/IrrE family metallo-endopeptidase codes for MKPIRDHADYEKALARIEELISAPEGSPEVDELEVLAILVEKYEEQHYPIPEAPVSEVLKLFMEENNLTPKDMAKYLGSASAVSKILNGSKDLTVNQIRILSHELKIPLTALVGGTTEESSVNWEAFPLVEMARRGLFGEKYLRATFKILAGKARELVAGLIGDARLDFASTRLRQGIRPGPASDPYAIKAWLVEVAKRAQDNLPVQPYKGISRSDLSDLAHLSKKQNGMQLAIRYLADRGIPVVIVPHYKKSKVDGGVVVIDGGRPAIGLSLRYDRKDYFWFTLLHEVAHIVCDHVKDYLADDLLDLEDLEKVEREANELVEAVTIPAETFNSIIPAPQAATLESVIRLAQECDVDVSIVAGRVQYKANEYRKFSRLVGRGRVRAFFEAEQSPTE; via the coding sequence ATGAAGCCTATCCGTGACCATGCGGACTATGAGAAGGCACTTGCTCGAATTGAAGAGCTTATTTCGGCCCCCGAAGGATCGCCTGAAGTTGATGAATTGGAAGTGCTGGCGATTTTGGTCGAAAAATACGAAGAGCAGCACTACCCTATTCCGGAAGCCCCGGTGTCGGAAGTGCTGAAGCTCTTCATGGAAGAGAACAATCTAACCCCCAAAGATATGGCCAAATATCTTGGGTCTGCGAGTGCGGTTTCAAAGATCCTGAACGGATCCAAAGATCTGACCGTCAACCAAATCCGGATTCTTTCCCATGAGCTCAAGATTCCCCTGACAGCGCTGGTTGGAGGGACGACCGAAGAGTCATCTGTAAACTGGGAGGCCTTCCCTCTGGTTGAAATGGCGCGGAGAGGCCTGTTCGGAGAGAAATACCTACGAGCCACTTTTAAGATCTTGGCGGGCAAGGCGCGTGAGCTTGTGGCAGGGCTTATCGGAGATGCGCGGCTGGACTTCGCTTCGACCAGGCTGAGGCAGGGAATCAGGCCGGGTCCGGCAAGCGACCCTTACGCTATCAAGGCTTGGCTCGTTGAAGTAGCCAAACGGGCACAGGACAATCTCCCAGTGCAGCCATACAAAGGGATAAGTCGATCCGATCTGTCCGACCTTGCCCATCTGTCTAAAAAGCAAAACGGGATGCAATTGGCCATCCGCTATCTTGCAGATCGTGGAATTCCCGTCGTCATCGTTCCCCATTACAAAAAATCGAAGGTTGACGGAGGCGTGGTGGTTATCGATGGCGGACGCCCAGCCATCGGTCTCAGTTTGCGCTATGATCGAAAAGATTATTTTTGGTTCACCCTTTTGCACGAAGTGGCGCACATTGTATGCGATCATGTGAAGGATTATTTGGCTGACGATCTCCTTGACCTGGAAGATTTGGAAAAGGTCGAACGCGAAGCGAACGAATTGGTGGAAGCCGTGACGATCCCGGCCGAAACATTCAATTCGATCATCCCGGCCCCTCAAGCAGCAACCTTGGAGTCGGTCATCCGACTTGCCCAAGAGTGCGATGTCGACGTTTCTATCGTCGCGGGCCGCGTGCAATATAAGGCAAACGAATACAGAAAATTCTCAAGGCTTGTCGGCCGGGGGCGCGTCCGCGCTTTTTTTGAAGCCGAACAGAGCCCGACAGAGTAA
- a CDS encoding type II toxin-antitoxin system HigB family toxin, translating into MHVISIKLLRDYWERTPENAYARDPLSAWHRISKGQKWKTPVDVKATFGNASIRPGGRVVFNCAGNKLRIVTSINYAAEVVYVKFVGNHPEYDPIDVDTVDNSK; encoded by the coding sequence ATGCACGTCATATCCATCAAATTGCTGCGTGACTATTGGGAAAGAACACCAGAAAACGCCTATGCCCGAGACCCATTGTCCGCTTGGCACAGGATCTCCAAAGGGCAGAAATGGAAAACCCCCGTGGATGTGAAGGCTACCTTTGGAAACGCCAGCATCCGCCCAGGGGGGCGAGTCGTTTTCAACTGCGCAGGCAATAAGCTCAGAATCGTGACGTCCATCAATTATGCGGCAGAGGTCGTCTACGTAAAATTCGTAGGCAATCATCCGGAGTACGACCCCATAGACGTCGATACCGTGGACAACTCAAAATAG
- a CDS encoding Fic family protein: MCPRPTDLPTLMDGLFAAHRIMLDGGLLSVIHAAVVSYGFVFIHPFEDGNGRIHRFLIHNIFFQRGLVPKGLMFPVSAAMLKNPELYEQSLEAFSTPLLRLIDYDLDETGHMTVTSDAGALYRYIDMTAQAEALYEFVMLTIEHELVEELNFLNNYDSTKQSIQNIIDMPDRLIDLFIHCCLQNNGHLSARKRASLFDFLTDDELNLLEQAFRAGFARTEVSSQNI, from the coding sequence ATCTGCCCCAGACCCACGGATCTTCCCACATTGATGGACGGTTTGTTTGCCGCCCATCGCATCATGCTGGACGGCGGTCTGCTCTCTGTGATCCATGCCGCCGTCGTGTCATACGGGTTTGTGTTCATACATCCCTTCGAGGACGGGAACGGCCGCATACATCGCTTTCTGATTCACAATATTTTCTTTCAGCGCGGCTTGGTCCCCAAGGGGCTCATGTTTCCCGTTTCCGCCGCTATGCTCAAGAATCCCGAACTGTACGAACAGTCCCTGGAAGCTTTCTCAACTCCGTTGTTACGCCTGATCGATTACGATCTGGACGAAACCGGGCACATGACCGTGACCTCGGACGCCGGGGCCTTGTACCGCTACATCGACATGACGGCCCAGGCCGAAGCCTTGTATGAATTCGTCATGCTCACCATCGAACACGAACTGGTGGAAGAACTGAACTTTCTGAACAACTACGACTCTACTAAACAATCTATCCAGAACATCATTGATATGCCAGACCGCCTGATTGACCTGTTCATCCATTGCTGTCTGCAAAACAACGGACATCTTTCAGCCCGCAAGCGCGCCTCCCTTTTCGACTTTCTGACCGATGACGAGCTCAATCTCTTGGAACAGGCTTTCCGTGCCGGTTTTGCGCGCACCGAAGTGTCATCGCAAAACATTTAA
- a CDS encoding B12-binding domain-containing radical SAM protein, whose amino-acid sequence MKILLLAPPGLRMMNPMTFEQDMLAPKTWVPLGIASLAAALRAEGFDVYMADLHDAGWDEVAEILAGSGADVVGISFFTFGRVNAMRTASLTRRILPCATVIAGGPHATFFPDQVLSGGCVDVVVIGEGESAIVDLATALESGADFRNVPGIAYRQGQTTLTSAHRAWTEDLDAFPFPSYESFDLSQYKSPEIPLCYQGLIGTHVITSRGCPFTCRFCSVNRFFNGRWAFRSPRNVVDELEALVDSFGVRHVYFSDDLFTLRPERAIGICREILDRRLDLVWMAETRVDCVDGELLGWMRRAGCYRVYYGVESGSPKILQAINKRFTVRQVADAFEMTHKAGIEPCCFLMVGNPGETPETIAQTVGLVNAIRPATMPVIGITTILPGTDLYELSKHQGLISDDYWLTDEAPPLYTGEYDIDGLIMLQMLLTKGVCPQLYEQLCEMGFDEAYFRLRKIQT is encoded by the coding sequence ATGAAAATCCTTCTCCTAGCTCCTCCAGGCCTGCGGATGATGAATCCCATGACGTTTGAGCAGGATATGCTGGCACCCAAGACATGGGTCCCGTTGGGTATTGCCTCCCTGGCAGCCGCTCTGCGCGCTGAGGGTTTCGACGTCTACATGGCGGACCTGCACGATGCCGGATGGGATGAGGTAGCTGAAATATTGGCCGGGTCGGGAGCCGACGTCGTAGGAATCAGTTTCTTCACCTTCGGGCGGGTGAACGCCATGCGCACGGCTTCCCTGACCAGAAGGATACTTCCTTGCGCCACGGTGATCGCGGGCGGGCCGCATGCCACGTTCTTTCCAGACCAGGTCTTATCCGGCGGCTGTGTTGACGTCGTGGTTATTGGAGAGGGCGAATCAGCCATAGTAGACTTGGCTACTGCGTTGGAAAGTGGCGCAGATTTCCGGAACGTGCCAGGTATCGCTTATCGCCAAGGACAGACCACTCTCACTTCTGCACACAGAGCCTGGACCGAGGATCTGGATGCCTTTCCGTTTCCATCCTACGAATCTTTCGACTTGTCCCAGTATAAATCTCCAGAAATACCTTTGTGTTATCAAGGCCTTATCGGGACGCACGTCATAACCTCCCGGGGCTGTCCTTTCACGTGCCGATTCTGTTCCGTGAACCGGTTTTTCAACGGAAGATGGGCGTTCCGATCTCCCCGAAACGTTGTCGATGAACTCGAAGCCTTGGTTGATAGTTTCGGTGTGCGGCATGTCTATTTCTCAGACGATCTTTTTACTCTTCGTCCCGAAAGGGCGATCGGGATCTGCAGAGAGATTCTCGACCGCAGGCTGGACCTTGTTTGGATGGCCGAAACTAGAGTGGATTGCGTGGACGGGGAGTTGCTGGGGTGGATGCGCCGAGCCGGATGCTATCGGGTCTATTACGGTGTGGAGTCGGGAAGTCCGAAAATTCTGCAGGCGATCAATAAACGTTTTACGGTCCGTCAGGTCGCCGATGCGTTCGAGATGACCCACAAGGCCGGGATCGAGCCATGCTGTTTTCTCATGGTCGGCAATCCGGGGGAGACACCGGAAACCATTGCGCAGACCGTGGGGCTAGTGAATGCCATCCGACCAGCAACTATGCCAGTCATCGGCATCACCACCATCCTGCCAGGGACGGACCTATATGAGCTTTCGAAACATCAAGGGCTCATTAGCGACGATTACTGGCTCACGGACGAAGCTCCGCCTTTATATACAGGAGAATATGATATCGATGGTTTGATCATGTTGCAGATGCTGCTCACCAAAGGCGTATGTCCGCAATTGTATGAACAGCTTTGCGAGATGGGGTTCGACGAGGCATATTTCCGTTTGCGAAAAATCCAAACATAG
- a CDS encoding aldehyde ferredoxin oxidoreductase N-terminal domain-containing protein — translation MNGWSGTIVRVDLSSGKITKEKTEKYIDYTGGIGIGYKVVFDEAPLAEPFSPENRLVFATGPLTGTLAPSTGRSEVIGISPHVYAPGSKHPLVTRSGFGGYWGAELKFAGYDALIIQGKAPKPVFISINNDSVTIEDAGFIWGQDTFAAQDALKAKLGDEKVQIAIIGPSGEKLVRISPIIHRIGNAAGQGGFGAVMGSKNLKAVCVRGTGGVKVADKDGLFKYVKSMREIQPGPLGSTPLSTGPLSWTEKHIDPKDINKQALRFDQTKSCAPWLNEYHVKPQSCYACPQGCYSYMNVPGMGGGAVSCTQWFYSWMGNRDKSTFLANQLANKLGVDTFEMFPMIQFVWFLQDEIVDGKNILQHLRDLKLVSAEIQSGLEKGHYPPKGDLGTKGLETLMNMIAYRDGFLGDCFAEGFRRAMDLIAAKLSAMGLQDVAARVMHFENMEGIMGGVVGGNGGWGMSAHYDPRTFGYYWAINFAVENRDPNRHSMTNLLEWTGLKFDQALPVAKTIWGEEVAENGLSDILRERDIPIKWNGEKSAQAHAALAKFIHMRGCIKDSITVCDWVYPIMTSGREDRKYTGDVSAEYKLFELVTGEKMNQEKLNEKAARIWNMHRLITALEWGGGKPVNLREEHDQLPDHFFTPAEGRLLPPYPPAEHPHPPLNRGYFELAKTEYYNYMGWDTETGLPKRSSLEALGMGDVAKAFEAKGFRLPA, via the coding sequence ATGAACGGATGGAGTGGTACCATCGTACGCGTTGATTTGAGTTCCGGCAAAATCACCAAGGAAAAAACGGAAAAGTACATTGATTATACCGGTGGAATTGGAATTGGCTACAAGGTCGTATTCGACGAGGCGCCTCTCGCCGAACCCTTCAGCCCGGAAAACCGTCTGGTCTTCGCCACAGGGCCATTGACCGGTACCTTGGCTCCATCCACGGGACGTTCGGAGGTCATCGGAATTTCGCCACACGTCTATGCACCGGGCTCAAAGCATCCTCTGGTCACGCGCAGCGGTTTCGGCGGGTACTGGGGGGCCGAACTGAAATTCGCGGGCTACGATGCTCTGATTATCCAGGGGAAGGCGCCAAAGCCCGTGTTCATAAGTATCAACAACGATTCTGTCACCATTGAGGACGCAGGATTCATCTGGGGACAGGATACTTTCGCCGCGCAGGACGCTCTTAAGGCAAAGCTTGGCGATGAAAAGGTGCAGATCGCGATAATCGGACCTTCAGGGGAAAAGCTGGTGCGCATATCTCCCATCATTCATCGTATCGGAAATGCCGCAGGGCAAGGCGGATTCGGAGCCGTCATGGGGTCCAAGAATCTTAAGGCCGTGTGCGTGCGCGGTACAGGCGGGGTCAAAGTCGCAGACAAGGATGGACTGTTCAAATACGTCAAGAGCATGCGCGAGATACAACCTGGCCCCCTTGGCTCCACGCCGCTGTCCACTGGGCCTCTGAGTTGGACCGAGAAGCACATTGATCCCAAAGACATCAACAAACAGGCTCTGCGTTTCGACCAAACCAAGAGTTGTGCACCCTGGCTCAACGAATATCACGTCAAGCCGCAATCATGCTACGCCTGCCCGCAGGGCTGTTATTCCTACATGAATGTTCCGGGCATGGGAGGGGGCGCGGTGAGTTGCACGCAGTGGTTTTATTCCTGGATGGGCAACAGGGACAAATCTACTTTTTTAGCCAACCAGCTAGCCAACAAGCTCGGAGTCGACACCTTCGAGATGTTCCCTATGATTCAGTTCGTTTGGTTCCTGCAGGATGAAATCGTAGACGGTAAGAATATCTTGCAGCATCTGCGCGATTTAAAACTTGTGTCCGCTGAAATTCAGTCTGGACTGGAAAAGGGGCATTATCCGCCCAAGGGTGACCTCGGAACCAAGGGGCTTGAAACGCTGATGAATATGATAGCCTATAGGGATGGTTTTTTGGGCGACTGCTTCGCAGAGGGCTTCCGTCGCGCCATGGACCTCATTGCCGCCAAGCTCAGCGCCATGGGACTTCAGGACGTGGCCGCTAGGGTCATGCATTTTGAAAACATGGAAGGAATCATGGGCGGTGTAGTGGGCGGTAACGGCGGTTGGGGCATGTCCGCCCATTATGACCCGCGTACTTTCGGTTACTATTGGGCCATCAATTTCGCGGTGGAGAATCGAGATCCGAACCGGCATTCGATGACCAACCTTCTTGAATGGACGGGGTTGAAGTTCGACCAGGCTCTGCCTGTGGCCAAGACGATCTGGGGCGAAGAAGTGGCGGAAAACGGGTTGAGCGACATCTTGCGCGAGCGCGACATTCCGATCAAATGGAACGGCGAGAAGTCGGCACAGGCCCACGCCGCATTGGCCAAGTTTATCCATATGCGGGGCTGTATCAAGGACAGCATCACGGTTTGCGACTGGGTATACCCCATTATGACCAGCGGTCGTGAGGACAGAAAATACACCGGGGATGTTTCGGCCGAGTACAAGCTCTTCGAACTGGTAACAGGGGAAAAGATGAATCAGGAGAAGCTCAACGAAAAGGCCGCCAGAATCTGGAACATGCATAGGCTGATCACCGCATTAGAATGGGGGGGAGGCAAGCCCGTCAATCTGCGCGAGGAGCATGATCAGTTGCCGGATCATTTCTTCACCCCTGCTGAAGGTCGCCTCTTGCCTCCATATCCTCCGGCGGAGCATCCACACCCACCACTCAATCGAGGATACTTCGAATTGGCTAAGACGGAATATTACAACTACATGGGGTGGGACACGGAAACCGGATTGCCGAAACGATCCAGCCTTGAGGCCTTGGGCATGGGCGATGTCGCGAAAGCCTTCGAAGCGAAAGGGTTTCGGCTTCCGGCCTAA
- a CDS encoding 4Fe-4S dicluster domain-containing protein, translating into MSKKVREHWQNLLGSQKTESPQDDCQVGKTTGQGPMSRRKMLQLLGIQAVIGAGVVKGAVAAPKNFNPKHYNREITPDQLPNSQAWLATNPTLCVGCRTCEIVCSLSHDGQCQPSLSRITVQYDPTKTLAKFAAMADVCRQCNMADCYLACAYDALTLDKATGARIIDPEKCTGCGECFAACPWDKIVKDEETGVYSKCDLCGGDPQCVKYCPADALSFVDLR; encoded by the coding sequence GTGAGCAAGAAAGTTCGTGAACACTGGCAGAATCTATTAGGGAGCCAAAAAACCGAAAGTCCGCAGGATGATTGCCAAGTCGGCAAGACCACGGGACAAGGGCCGATGAGTCGTCGTAAGATGCTCCAGCTTTTGGGTATTCAGGCTGTTATCGGAGCCGGAGTAGTCAAAGGGGCTGTTGCCGCGCCCAAAAATTTCAACCCCAAGCATTATAACCGTGAGATCACTCCGGACCAACTCCCCAATTCCCAGGCTTGGCTGGCGACTAATCCAACCCTTTGCGTTGGTTGCCGCACCTGCGAGATCGTTTGCTCCCTGAGCCATGACGGCCAATGTCAACCGTCTCTGAGTCGAATTACCGTTCAATACGATCCAACCAAAACTCTCGCGAAGTTCGCAGCCATGGCCGACGTTTGCCGTCAATGCAACATGGCCGATTGCTATCTCGCATGTGCGTACGATGCTCTCACGCTAGACAAAGCGACCGGCGCTCGTATCATCGATCCTGAGAAATGCACCGGATGCGGGGAGTGTTTCGCAGCCTGCCCCTGGGACAAGATTGTCAAGGACGAGGAAACCGGAGTCTATTCGAAGTGCGACCTTTGCGGAGGGGATCCGCAATGCGTGAAGTATTGTCCGGCGGACGCCCTGTCATTTGTCGACCTGAGATGA
- a CDS encoding iron-containing alcohol dehydrogenase yields the protein MDAYKFTIPEIIFGRGSFKYAGICARQLGASKIFVVSDPGVEKAGWVDKLFEILQQENLDFVYYNDVVPNPRDYQVHTGAKFYEETGADVILALGGGSTMDAAKGIALVVSNKGNIRDYEGANHVKHPLPPMVFIPSTIGSESNISQFTVITDVDRRIKMTIISRTLVPNISISDPTLLGTLNRDLLIAPVFDSLSHAVESFVSPLANPFTELQSKRGLDLLIRHFRPALEALHLDDLEQLAIAGTCSGMAFTNASVGLGHALAHALGGMYDVVHGISHAMLLPSVMRYNLPVCMSKMAIIGRIITGKTFSTDEATAQAGIEALEELRAEIGIPSRLRDILPDNTMLPTVSQNAAKDICLLTNPRPADWKDILNIYYGAW from the coding sequence GTGGATGCCTACAAGTTTACTATCCCTGAGATCATTTTTGGCCGAGGCAGTTTCAAGTATGCCGGAATCTGTGCGAGGCAGCTCGGCGCGTCGAAAATCTTTGTCGTCTCGGATCCCGGGGTGGAAAAGGCAGGATGGGTGGACAAACTTTTTGAGATTCTCCAGCAAGAGAATCTCGATTTTGTCTATTACAATGATGTCGTGCCCAATCCGCGCGACTACCAAGTCCACACCGGTGCCAAGTTTTACGAAGAAACGGGAGCGGATGTAATTCTGGCACTCGGGGGAGGCAGCACCATGGACGCCGCCAAAGGCATTGCGCTCGTGGTCAGCAACAAGGGAAACATAAGGGACTATGAAGGCGCGAACCACGTCAAGCACCCCCTCCCTCCCATGGTCTTCATCCCTTCGACTATCGGCAGCGAATCGAACATCTCCCAGTTCACGGTCATCACCGATGTCGATCGCCGCATCAAGATGACCATTATAAGCCGCACGCTTGTCCCGAACATATCCATTTCCGATCCGACACTGCTTGGCACCTTGAACCGCGATCTTCTCATAGCCCCCGTATTTGATTCCCTGTCCCATGCTGTCGAATCGTTCGTATCTCCGTTGGCCAATCCATTTACCGAACTGCAGTCCAAGCGAGGACTCGACTTGCTCATCCGGCATTTCCGGCCCGCCCTGGAGGCTCTCCATTTGGACGACCTTGAGCAGCTGGCCATAGCCGGAACATGTTCCGGAATGGCCTTCACGAACGCTAGCGTGGGTCTGGGGCACGCGCTGGCCCACGCACTGGGAGGGATGTACGACGTTGTGCACGGCATCTCGCACGCCATGCTCCTCCCCAGCGTCATGCGATATAATCTGCCCGTCTGCATGAGCAAAATGGCGATCATCGGCCGTATCATCACCGGAAAAACTTTTTCCACGGACGAAGCCACGGCGCAGGCGGGCATCGAGGCGCTTGAAGAGTTGCGAGCAGAGATCGGCATCCCGTCGCGGCTCAGGGATATCCTGCCGGACAATACCATGCTACCCACGGTTAGCCAGAACGCCGCAAAGGACATCTGTCTGCTCACCAACCCCCGCCCGGCCGACTGGAAGGACATCCTCAACATTTATTACGGAGCATGGTGA
- a CDS encoding nitrogen regulation protein NR(II) translates to MTNHAGLGDICGIETIKLGFFREVQRKIIELKKSNAKIEQRRQETQNILDGIPDVMVVLSLNFELLSVNKAFYETYEGVEPEGLHCYQVFKGSAKPCSPCAVTQALESSTHVARDLQTLNWHGEKRQIECTASVMCNADNTPTRILLLQRDVTLEKQFQVKYFQAERMATIGILAEGVAHEINNPLTGIGGFAEALTLKLDELREIAAMCNKNDIIADFEEYLQTILKECQRCSDIVQNLLTFGHREINFHTAVNLNDVIRNSTKLLHPRLSRLPRDIMTLDLALDEAVVLGHPGELMQVVLNLVLNALHAIQDSGRITVSTMLRDNMVILKVSDTGIGVPEKYLHKLFEPFFTTKPPGQGTGIGLSTCYNIIVKHGGYISVESEPGKGATFEVILPYHFD, encoded by the coding sequence ATGACCAATCACGCAGGCCTCGGAGACATCTGCGGAATCGAGACAATCAAGCTCGGTTTCTTCCGAGAGGTTCAACGCAAGATCATCGAACTCAAAAAATCCAACGCAAAGATTGAACAACGGCGACAAGAAACTCAGAACATCCTGGACGGTATTCCTGATGTAATGGTCGTTCTGTCCTTGAATTTTGAACTGCTTTCCGTAAACAAGGCATTCTATGAAACATATGAAGGAGTCGAACCGGAAGGCCTGCACTGTTACCAAGTTTTCAAGGGGAGCGCCAAGCCCTGTTCACCCTGTGCCGTGACGCAAGCCCTGGAAAGTTCAACACATGTTGCGCGCGATCTGCAAACCCTCAACTGGCATGGAGAAAAACGCCAGATAGAATGCACGGCCTCGGTGATGTGCAACGCCGACAACACGCCGACCAGAATCCTGCTGCTCCAACGTGACGTGACTCTCGAAAAACAGTTCCAAGTGAAATATTTTCAGGCCGAGAGAATGGCCACCATCGGCATCCTGGCCGAAGGGGTGGCGCACGAGATCAACAACCCCCTGACCGGAATTGGAGGCTTTGCCGAGGCTCTGACCCTGAAACTCGACGAATTGCGCGAAATCGCCGCTATGTGCAACAAAAACGACATCATCGCGGATTTCGAGGAATATCTTCAGACTATTCTGAAGGAATGCCAACGGTGTTCCGATATCGTGCAGAATCTGCTCACCTTCGGCCATCGCGAAATCAACTTTCACACAGCCGTCAACCTCAACGACGTGATCCGCAACTCCACCAAACTGCTTCATCCCAGATTGAGCCGTCTGCCTCGTGACATCATGACCCTTGATCTTGCTCTGGACGAAGCCGTCGTGCTCGGGCACCCTGGAGAACTCATGCAGGTTGTGCTCAATCTTGTACTGAACGCACTTCACGCTATTCAGGATTCCGGGCGGATCACCGTCAGCACGATGCTCAGGGATAACATGGTGATTCTCAAGGTCAGCGATACCGGCATCGGTGTGCCGGAAAAATATCTCCACAAGCTCTTCGAACCGTTTTTCACCACAAAGCCGCCTGGACAAGGAACCGGGATCGGTCTCTCCACCTGCTACAACATCATTGTGAAACATGGGGGGTATATCTCTGTGGAAAGTGAACCGGGCAAAGGGGCAACGTTTGAGGTGATCCTGCCATATCATTTCGATTAG